One window of Anaeromyxobacter diazotrophicus genomic DNA carries:
- the purS gene encoding phosphoribosylformylglycinamidine synthase subunit PurS: MAKTVRVYVTLKRGVLDPQGSAVGRALRTLGYGEVQGVRLGKYIELELADGESDAGGRKRLDEMCRRLLANTVIEDYRFDDAPAVKA; encoded by the coding sequence ATGGCGAAGACGGTCCGGGTCTACGTGACGCTGAAGCGGGGCGTGCTCGATCCGCAGGGTTCGGCGGTCGGGCGGGCGCTCAGGACGCTCGGCTACGGCGAGGTGCAGGGCGTGCGCCTCGGCAAGTACATCGAGCTCGAGCTGGCGGACGGCGAGAGCGACGCCGGCGGGCGGAAGCGGCTCGACGAGATGTGCCGGCGGCTGCTCGCCAACACCGTCATCGAGGACTACCGCTTCGACGACGCGCCGGCGGTGAAGGCATGA
- a CDS encoding hemolysin family protein, producing the protein MAPEQDLALAAAAALALLLARAVAAALEAALVAVGLPRAQALAQEGGGSRRARALAALLEDREATAALVRAVDALLALAAGAAAALAGWRAVPPAPAAGAALALALGAFLSIVFSAAARAVGAAHGEAVGLGLARPARALVRAVSPLARGARALARPLAGRPGAFALPQPPLEEMERVLSEWARSRGTPSDQATSELIQAVFEFRDKVARDVMVPRTEVVALDVETPVKELLRLLAEEGHSRLPVYRESLDQIVGTLHARDLVPLMEHPELIVLRDLVRPPHFVPWSKPVDQLLREMQKRHIHMAVVVDEYGGVMGICTLEDVLEEIVGEIGDEFEVEQGKGVEAHADGTYTVRGDVPVSEFNRLAGGALPEDAQYETVAGFLNALAGAIPTAGDRFFQRGWLFTVSEATPRRVLKVRAARVKRQGEPAPARSR; encoded by the coding sequence ATGGCACCGGAGCAGGATCTCGCCCTGGCCGCGGCGGCCGCCCTCGCGCTGCTCCTCGCGCGGGCGGTGGCGGCCGCGCTCGAGGCGGCGCTGGTGGCGGTGGGCCTCCCCCGCGCGCAGGCGCTGGCGCAGGAGGGGGGCGGCTCGCGGCGGGCGCGCGCCCTGGCGGCGCTGCTCGAGGACCGCGAGGCCACCGCGGCGCTCGTCCGCGCGGTCGACGCCCTCCTCGCGCTCGCCGCCGGCGCCGCGGCCGCGCTCGCCGGGTGGCGGGCGGTGCCGCCGGCGCCCGCGGCCGGGGCGGCGCTGGCGCTCGCCCTGGGCGCGTTCCTCTCCATCGTCTTCTCCGCCGCGGCGCGAGCGGTCGGCGCCGCGCACGGCGAGGCGGTGGGGCTCGGGCTGGCGCGGCCGGCGCGGGCGCTGGTCCGCGCCGTCTCGCCGCTCGCCCGCGGCGCGCGCGCCCTGGCCCGCCCGCTGGCGGGGCGGCCCGGCGCCTTCGCCCTGCCGCAGCCGCCGCTGGAGGAGATGGAGCGGGTGCTCTCGGAGTGGGCGCGCTCGCGCGGCACGCCTTCCGACCAGGCGACGAGCGAGCTCATCCAGGCGGTGTTCGAGTTCCGCGACAAGGTCGCGCGCGACGTGATGGTGCCGCGCACCGAGGTGGTGGCCCTCGACGTCGAGACGCCGGTGAAGGAGCTCCTGCGCCTGCTCGCCGAGGAGGGCCACTCGCGCCTGCCGGTCTACCGCGAGAGCCTCGACCAGATCGTCGGCACGCTGCACGCGCGCGACCTGGTCCCGCTCATGGAGCACCCGGAGCTCATCGTGCTGCGCGACCTGGTGCGGCCGCCGCACTTCGTGCCCTGGTCGAAGCCGGTGGACCAGCTCCTGCGCGAGATGCAGAAGCGCCACATCCACATGGCGGTGGTGGTGGACGAGTACGGCGGGGTGATGGGCATCTGCACGCTCGAGGACGTGCTCGAGGAGATCGTCGGGGAGATCGGCGACGAGTTCGAGGTGGAGCAGGGCAAGGGCGTCGAGGCGCACGCCGACGGCACCTACACCGTGCGCGGCGACGTGCCGGTCTCGGAGTTCAACCGCCTGGCCGGCGGCGCGCTCCCCGAGGACGCCCAGTACGAGACGGTGGCCGGGTTCCTGAATGCGCTGGCGGGCGCCATCCCCACCGCCGGCGACCGCTTCTTCCAGCGCGGGTGGCTGTTCACGGTGAGCGAGGCCACCCCCCGGCGCGTGCTCAAGGTGCGCGCCGCGCGCGTGAAGCGGCAGGGCGAGCCGGCGCCCGCGCGGTCGCGCTGA